attgaatagaacGTAAGTATGAATCTAGCAAGACTAATACTAACCTTTTCGAGCATCAAATAAGAATCTAATAAGTTAGTTGTTTAAAGACTTAGTGCGTGGAAGCTGGCAAATAAATATAAAGCGAACAATTCATAATGCCTGAATGCTGCACACTTCATCTCTCTCCCTCTCTTTCTTTGCCTCTGTCTCTCATCTGCTTTTGCCGCGTGTTCTGCTTCTACTTTACTTAGTCTCTCAGCCTCTTCATGCTTCCAGGATTCCAACCATGCAGCTTTCTCAGCCTCTCCTCTTCCCACTTCACATAATAAATTTTCTTTCTCGTGACCTCCCTCTCTTGCTTCCGAGCATGAATGATCTAATTTATTACTATATCCGACCTTTCCCAAAACTCTTGGAAAATTATCTTGTATTCAAGCATCCGAGACAACCTATTTCTCTCTTTTGAGGTCCCCATCATGACATTGTCTCCTCAGTTCAGCCTCTAGTTGCTGCTCACATTCATGAAGGGCCGTCTCTTCCACTAATCGCTTTTGAAAGGAAGTTAATATTAGTGGAGCTACCTCTTCTCTCTTACCTCTTCTCTCCTCTAGCAAACCTATAATATTTCTTGAAGGATCCTTTCGTTCTTCTTCCTTCGCTCAAGTTCAAAAGCATGCCTCTTCTGCTCTGCTTCTTCTCTTTTCTTCTGTTGTTGCAACCTCCTTGACAGCTCTCCTCGTACCATTTCCAGTAGTTGgcattcttcttcttccttcctCTTCTCAATAATTGATTTACGAGCAAGAAGTCTCTTATGTTCCTTATCCACAATCTCTCATTTCAACCGATTCAAGATCCAAATTACTAAATATATGGCATTCTTCACATGATCAACTGAGATATGATTTGGAAAATCAAATAACCATTAAAcaaaaacaagtagaaacagaACACCCAATAACCAaagatcaaaaagaaaaaaaactctaaatttCAAAGTGGTAGATACAAGCAAACCCATTTTTCAATCTCCCACATATCTCCAAACAGCTGTTAGATTCCTAGAAAACAAACCAGCAAAACTTAATAATCCCAccacattctgaaaataaaaacataaatatgtttaagtaaataataaattagaattaCTCGCCTTTTTCCAGAATAGAACGCGTGTCCCCTTCTCATATCCCCTGCAAACAGCAACCACTTCCTCAAGTTTAGCAAATGGATGATGTCACCAACAGCAacataaaagaaagaaagaaaaaagtaatATTGAAACTGTGCAAAACTTACATGCTGTACGAGTTGATCACAATCCTTGAATCCATCTAACACTATATTGCTTGGCTGACCAACTGAAGAAAATAGAtcattaagccaaaccttttatagAAGTAATTAGGAAAAAGAGAAAACAATCTTATCATACTTGGACAGAATTTGAAATCTGATGCATCCTATCAATATCATTATGAATGCTGATATTGATGATGAAATGGATGCATGCCAAGATGCATCCTATCAGTATCATGGGCATTGCATTTCAAGATCAGAGTAATCCCCTTCAAGCAACTAGTACATCATTGCTGGTGGAATTCAGTCACCACCTTTTTCTGCCAACAGTGGTAGAAAATTTAAAGGCCATGAACTATTACCTGCTAAAAGCATTTATAGACCATAAACTATATTACCAACTAACCTTTATTCATCATTGTGATGCTAGCCCAGAAGAATGAGATTTGACAAAAGCTCCTCAACAGCAGGAATAACATTTTTAACAAGTGGATCACGAAGCAAAACCTAAATCATCAATATAGCTTAATTATTACAGACGAAACAAATTAACTAAACTGACTTCTGTTAACTAAATTgggaaaatttaattaaattcaattatgTCTTTAGGACTAATAATCGCTTATATGCCGCCACATAATGTAATAGAGATTGGTGAAATGGAGATTGAAACCATTGGAAaaactataaaaacaaaaaaggcTTCAGCAATTTTACTCCAATATATGTATAAGAGCTATACTTGTGAGATGCCATGTTAGCATCATCAACAGTAACACAAAAGTAAGACCATGATAAATGATATCAATGCACAAAGAAGCAGAGAATCAAGGAAAACGATTTTGATATGAATATGTAAAATAAGaccatgataaaaaaaatgagcaGAACAAAACTTACTTCATCCCAAATCTGATCGTTAATTTTCACACTCCCCTACTTAGGTACACAAAGCCCGTCTGTGTGAAGTGTTCCATTGGTTTTGTCTTCATGTACTTGTTCATCAGCAGTAATGGCCTACATAAATTCCAAatggaaataaaataatagtaaatcgTACTACTATTAACTAGAGAAATAATTTCATACCTTGTTAGAGATTAGGCAGTTTCTCTTTAAAAACAATTCATGTGCACCTATATCGCGTCTCCAGATACCTGGAGATGGACAAAATAAATTGAGAATAACATAAATATCTAGTTCTTCTTGATTAGTGCAGAGTAATTGAAGAGAAAAGTGAATGAACAGGAGAGAGAGATAATGAAGCTCACCAAACAAATTCCGGACAGTTTACTAGTGCCtggaagctaaacatttacataaTAGCTTTCAGCCTTTCACTAATAATagaactttaattttataagttaCTGTATCTTGATGGTTAAAAGTTGTGTTGCAGGAGTTTTGCAAGGGTAAATACGCTTTCCAACAATTGCATGCTAGCTTTTACCCATATTTGAGCTAAAAATCATCCTGttgaacaaaaaaatacaaattctaTAAAGACATGAATTAGCAAATTGTAAAACTCTATAGTATGAATTGAGTAGAGAATTTGCTTGCCTTCGACAATTGTATCGgcaagaaaaaaagattgtgTTGGAGATATTTTTCTTGGAGACATGCCAGGAAGGTTTGGAAATAGAGACCTTTCTATTTGAAGTTAGAGTGCCATCTGAGCagcaaagaaaaaaataaaatggttaGTTCAGGAAAAAGTTTATATTCAAAGGGCAACAATATAATGTTGCACGAAACAATAatacttagaaattttatttctataatgTATTCTTCAAAAAAGATAAGTTTTTTGTCATTTCTTGTTTCAGTGTTTTCGTTTTTGATAAATAGAGAGCATGGCAAATCTTGCAAGATGATCTCGCATTTCATCCAATTCAAGATCCAAATTACCAAATATATGGCATTTTTCACATAATCAACTGAGATATAATTACTTTAAGAAGAAACCTACGTTTTCATATTGCTCCACCATATAATGGAATCCTGGAAAATCATATAATCATTAAACAAAAACAAGTAGAGACACAACAGTAATACCCAATAaccaaagattaaaaaaataactaaatctCAAAGTAGTAGATACAAGCAAACCCATTTTTCAATCTCCCGCATATCTCCAAATAGCTGGTAGATTCCTAGAAAACAAACCAGCAAAAACTTAATAATCCCACCAAATTTTGAAATTCTTAACTGAAAAAATACTTAAATTCAAGCAACCTGATTTTTTAATCTTTGAGAAATACATAATGCTCCAAGCAGCTTGTGGAAATTTATAGCATAAATTTTTGTACGCCAGTCTGATCAAATATTCACTACTCAATATTAGGAGGACCTAAAAACAACAGAAACAATACTCATAATCGAACATCCAAAAGAAGATTTAGAGAATTAAACACAGTAAAGAAACCAAAAGATCTTGTGGGTGATAATGGATAATGATTCAAAAATACCTTTAAAAGAAATGAGGCGACCGTCATTGTAAAATACCATTATATTTGAGATACCTTTGACATATTTAAAAGACCTGCGAATGTTTCTGCCTGAGGACCTAAAAATTGACATATTAAAAATCACAACAGGTTGGAACTATGATCAAGCTATTCCCAGAGAGGTAATCTCAAAAACTTACCTCCTCTGTgatatttattgaaaatatgAGAACAAAAATGTGCCTCTCCTGTAAATTGTAGAGGAAACAGGTAGTTCACGTGATTAACCTTCTTGAAACATGTTAACTGTATGAGAAAGGTAGTACAATTTAACGCTTTGACAAagttaaagattagaaaaacttcaaaattttgtAATCGTGACTCTCATATAGTGGTAAACTGTAACTTGATAACGATGGTGAAATACCTATGGAAAAATTACTTTCAAATTGTAAGAATAGAGGATCAATGTTAGTTGGGGTCTCAGACTACATTTTCCTCTCATTAATTATAGTCTATGGAAACAGAATTTGGAGGTTTTGGCAACCTTGAAAACTAATATGAGCTCAAGATGTTGAGTAGGAAGCAAATAGTTTTACCTTAAGAAATTCCAATAGCTCAACATCACCATCCCTAAGAGAAACAGTGGACTTTGCAAGAGACTCCCTAATTGCATCATATGTAAGGCCTCCCTCAAGAAGAAGATAATGGGATTTCCCCACCTGCGGTATACAAAAAAAATGGAAGAATCATAAAGCAAACAACATTGTTACCTATTACATTTGCTGAAATTGAGTCTTGTAATATCTACAGAAATGGCGTTTATCATGATTACAACCAACAAATGCAAAGCTATTAGTAGACTAGAGCCCAAAAGCAGAATTAAACTATGGATCCCAATTGTAATGCCTCTTGCTTCATATTCTTTTTAAAGTCTTTGTTTAACCAAAAATTCAATTGAAACTGGATGCAGTAATATGACAATTAGCATTAGAGGAGGTagacagaaaaataaaaataaaaaactaaaaatcgAAGACTATTCGGCTATTTagatataaaatcaaaacaatttgaGCTGCATGACAGAAATAAGACTAGAAGGCATGTGGGtaattatcattaaaaaaatatgtgaaaTTACTAACCTGTTTATAACCATGCAACACCTGACAAAGATCATTGTGTTGTGTAGCTCTTTGCTCCTTATTTCCTATTTTTATGTGCTATGTTAGAagacatttaaattaaaaattctaaagATAATTTTAAACAAGCAAAGCCATTCTTACATGCCAATTTACAATAGCTTTGCACATGAGTACAAGTGAACTTAAAGCTCTTGAAGGATTTGCTCGGACCTGAAAGGGATCCAAAATACTCGAGTTTAGTTATTAATTCACCATTAATGATGATAACTtctaaaatcaaattcaaactatTGCGCATAGGCCTTGGAAAGCATCCTCCTTTTCAATATCATCACGAATCCTGCCATTCAAACATTTTCTGATGTGATGACACCATAGAAGTGGCACAAGAAAGCATTCTACATTAACATAAATGGACTACTTTCTTTTGAGCACACAGAGCGACCAATACTTACGTAGACAAAGCAATACACCATGATTGCATGAAATGCTCCATATAAGGTGATGTAATCTCTATGCAAGCCTTCCAAAAGTGATTGCACTATTTTCTATTAGTGATTTGTTGAGGTCCTGTTTAGCAAATTagcaattataaataaataaaaacaattgcaCATGCACCGGTGAACACCTATGCATGTGGTATATAAAACCACATCTAATATGAATAATAATGACAGAGACAAATTACCCTTGGATGTTGAAGAATTGATACTAAACTTGACATAAAGAGTCATAACAATTGAAGAAATTTCTGGACAAACCTATAATAACAAATAAttgatttcaataaataaaataaatccgGAAGGAAATTCTTACAATTAAATCactatgtatatttatatataaaatagagagagttttaaaagaaaagaaaatctaGAGAAACTAGGAAGTTGGGCACATACCTTGACTGCTAATTCTCCAATAGCCCATCAAACACTGTTTGCAACAGACACAGTTCCCTTGAGCTTAGGTGTGCTCTGTGATATACACATATTAGGTAAATCTACTcccaaccaaataaaaaaggAAACCATGAATACATGTTTACTAACCAGTTATTTGGCTGCAACATTAAAAAATTCGGCCAATCGAGGGCGCAAATGCACACCACACCTGAGGAAGTATAAAGATATTCACATAGCATCAGAAGTGGAAAAAAAGGGTAAAAAGCCTAAAGAACATAACTAGTTTGCTAACAGATAACACTTCTCGGCTTTAAAAGAATAATAAGTATTACACAATTTAATCAAGTACTAACACTCTGGCAATCTAGCCGAAATAAAAATTGTCCTCGAATATGTATAGCTACAGCCATGTGAAAATCATTACCATCATCGTCGCCATGGTATTAATTTTTTGACTTGTAGATTCTGATTTTcaagttttatatttttcatcgCAGTCAGTTCTCATCATACTGCATCGTTCATAGTTGCAGGATTTGGATGATTCAATATGGAAAATGAGATGGGCAACAATAACTCATCTGACTTGCAAGGTAATTAACGACTTCATGttattaatttactttaattaaGCTTTTCTTtcaaacattaattttttttaatgatgtaCTAATGCAGAAGCAGATAAAACCAATTCTGAAAATCAGGACAAATCTATGAATGAACCTATTAATGTCAGTGATGTAAAAGGAGAAAATTACGTGGGTCCATTTGTGAAATAAGAAGAGATGCAAAACTGAAAGACAAAGTGGACTCTGTAAATTGTGTTACTAAAATTTGAAGGCGCCGCAATCAATTTATAACACATCACTTTAGTTTTTGGTTAGCAAATCTCAAAGGAAAtgataaattaaacaaaataagcTGTCCTGGAAGGTACagaatttgacattttttgcaACATAACAATACAGTGTCAATGAGCAAGAAGATGATCATTAATGTTCCAATTATCATGAGGCAAGGTCTGTTAAGGTTTTAAACATATTGATTGacaaaaaattaacaaacaaCAGAAATAGAGAGGAAAGATGAAACACTAACCACGGAGATAGCTTTCTCTACATCCTCCTTGTTTCGGCCTGCCATATGTCCTCTTAAAGATTCTAAAGCATCTCTAAGCTTCTTTAAAAGAATATGTCCTTCCAAAGAAGCCACCTCTCTAAGTTTTGTCTGTACCAAGGAAACAACAAACACTATTTATTTAGTCTTCTTACCATCATGTTAGTGTAAGCATACagaacaattttaaaacagTTGTTAAAATCCAGGAGAAGGCAGAATGAAAAAGTTATGAGAACCTCCTGAGCCATCTTGGCAGCAGCAGCCAAGTTGGTGTCAAATTTAGTAGCCAGATCACGAACAGATAGGCGCTTTTGCTGATCTGACAATTGCATAGTTTCTTAATCAACAACTTCTTTTAAGGATGGACCTTTAGTTTCTTCTATCGACTCTTCCACAATCTGATTATCAGGTCCCAACTTATATTTTGGAAACTCATTGTAAACAAAGCTGACATCAGCTGAAACATATAGAAGAACTTGTGTCCCAAATAAACGTCTATTTCTTATAGAAATAAAGTATGGAGTAAAAAAGGAGTACCAAAATCTCAATCCCGCTACCAAGACCCTTAACAAGCCCCTAGAGGAGACAATAAATTCTTTATCACATGGAGCTACTGCTGAAACAGGGTCAACCTGAAATAAAATAACACGACCATGGAAGCAAACATGTTTCTTTCATTCTCCTTGCTATGCATTGCAAGTCTTACATCGATATAACGTACTATGCATAAGGTAATGACATAGCAGATGCATAAACCTTTAAAAACTGATTCCAGGTATAAATCTAACAGAAAATAGGCTAGTAGTAGTAGTCGCCCAAATACAATCTCCCATTAGCATTACAGGAGGTaaactgaaaaatcaaaaatctaAGACTATTCAGCTGTTTAGTTACGAAATCTAAGATTATTCACCACTCGCACAAAAAATGTTCaaaacttttatgaaatttgtACCAACTGTCGAGAGCAATACATACTTAgaacccaatcaaatcaaactacaAACCCAAAAGGCtccaaaatcataaaaaaaaaaaatcaaaaataactGGAAATTCACAAACACACAGAAAAGAATCAAAAACACAAccagaaaaaagagaaaaacaaaacaaaaattattc
This region of Mercurialis annua linkage group LG1-X, ddMerAnnu1.2, whole genome shotgun sequence genomic DNA includes:
- the LOC130015256 gene encoding uncharacterized protein LOC130015256 encodes the protein MVYCFVYVSIGRSVCSKESSPFMLMIRDDIEKEDAFQGLCAIVRANPSRALSSLVLMCKAIVNWHHIKIGNKEQRATQHNDLCQVLHGYKQVGKSHYLLLEGGLTYDAIRESLAKSTVSLRDGDVELLEFLKLTCFKKVNHVNYLFPLQFTGEAHFCSHIFNKYHRGGRNIRRSFKYVKGISNIMVFYNDGRLISFKDWRTKIYAINFHKLLGALCISQRLKNQESTSYLEICGRLKNGFACIYYFEI